A stretch of the Saprospiraceae bacterium genome encodes the following:
- the cphA gene encoding cyanophycin synthetase yields the protein MKIREINVMRGPNYWSIRRHKLIVMVLDLEDLEQKPTNTLDGFLERMQALLPGLYEHRCSEGEPGGFYKRVKEGTWMGHVVEHIALEIQTMAGMDVGFGRTRSYGETGVYHVVFDYLEEKVGVYAAKAAVRIAEALIEGSAYDLKDDVQEMRELREIQRLGPSTASIIDEAIARGIPWIRLNKYSLCQLGYGCNQVRVQATVTSKTSSIGVDIAGDKEDTKFLLDQAEIPVPKGEIIKTETGLREAVDYLKFPLVIKPIDGNHGRGVTTNITNWEQALEGFQMAKKISNAVIVEQYITGDDYRILLINYKLVAAAKRLPAQIVGDGVLSIDALIKKTNADPRRGYGHEKVLTYITVDDITLKLLELKGYTLDSVLAKGEVLVVKDTANLSTGGTSVDVTDIVHPHTVFMAERISRIVGLDICGIDFLTKDISKPVSEVGGAVIEVNAGPGFRMHLAPAEGLPRNVAAPVIDMLYPPGKNSRIPIVAVTGTNGKTTTTRLIAHMARMMGYTVGFTTTDGIYIQNHLMMQGDCSGPGSAEFVLKDPTVNFAVFETARGGILRAGLGFKNCNYAIVTNVAPDHLGLKGIHTMEQLAKVKGVVVESVLPDGYAILNADDDLVYAMRERINCKLALFSMDEDNPRIKKHMREHGIGAIYENGFITICKGEWKMRIVKAVNVPLTYGGRASFMIQNVLPAVLTAYFNGFELDDIKAALESFIPSPAQTPGRLNMFDFKHFSILLDYAHNPAGLQALKKFIDKIDAYPKVGIIAGIGDRRQEDNEGIGKVAAEMFDEIIVRQDKHLRGKTDQEIIEMLTAGIKQHDISKPFKVIPKESEAIKYAIENVKEGSLIVVCSDVVPDALELVQRYLEEEAKSLYKFKKEDIPNT from the coding sequence ATGAAAATCCGGGAAATCAATGTCATGCGTGGACCCAACTATTGGTCCATCCGAAGACACAAACTAATTGTCATGGTTTTGGATCTGGAAGATCTCGAACAAAAACCAACCAATACCCTGGATGGGTTCTTAGAACGTATGCAAGCGTTGTTGCCCGGATTGTACGAACACCGCTGTTCGGAAGGCGAACCCGGTGGCTTTTACAAACGCGTCAAAGAAGGTACCTGGATGGGACACGTTGTAGAACATATTGCCCTGGAAATTCAAACCATGGCCGGAATGGATGTTGGTTTTGGCCGGACCCGCAGTTATGGTGAAACCGGAGTCTATCATGTTGTCTTTGATTATTTGGAAGAAAAAGTAGGCGTATATGCTGCAAAAGCAGCGGTACGCATTGCAGAAGCACTCATTGAAGGATCCGCTTACGATTTGAAAGATGACGTTCAGGAAATGCGAGAGTTGCGAGAAATTCAGCGATTGGGGCCAAGCACCGCCAGCATCATTGATGAGGCTATTGCAAGAGGCATTCCGTGGATCCGTTTGAATAAATATTCACTCTGTCAATTGGGTTATGGTTGCAATCAGGTTCGGGTTCAGGCAACTGTAACCAGTAAAACTTCCAGCATTGGAGTTGATATTGCGGGTGATAAAGAAGATACCAAGTTTTTACTCGACCAGGCTGAAATCCCCGTTCCAAAAGGAGAAATAATTAAAACGGAAACAGGCCTGAGGGAAGCAGTAGATTATTTAAAATTTCCATTGGTTATAAAACCAATCGATGGAAATCATGGACGCGGAGTTACCACCAACATCACGAATTGGGAACAAGCCCTGGAAGGATTTCAGATGGCTAAGAAAATTTCCAACGCAGTAATCGTCGAACAATACATAACCGGCGATGATTACCGGATTTTATTGATTAATTATAAATTGGTTGCTGCAGCTAAACGGCTTCCGGCCCAAATTGTCGGTGACGGTGTTTTGAGTATTGATGCTTTGATTAAAAAAACAAATGCAGATCCCAGACGCGGTTACGGACATGAAAAAGTACTTACTTATATCACTGTAGATGATATTACTTTAAAGTTACTGGAGCTAAAAGGCTATACTTTAGATAGCGTATTAGCCAAAGGGGAAGTTTTGGTTGTAAAGGACACGGCCAACCTTTCAACCGGGGGCACCTCTGTGGATGTTACTGACATAGTCCATCCGCATACGGTTTTTATGGCGGAGCGTATTTCCCGAATTGTTGGATTGGATATTTGTGGAATTGATTTTTTGACCAAAGACATCAGCAAGCCCGTTTCCGAAGTGGGTGGTGCAGTGATTGAAGTCAATGCCGGTCCTGGATTCAGAATGCACCTGGCGCCTGCAGAAGGCTTACCCAGAAATGTTGCAGCTCCTGTGATTGATATGTTGTACCCTCCTGGAAAAAACAGCCGCATTCCAATTGTAGCGGTGACCGGGACCAATGGAAAAACCACGACAACCCGATTGATTGCACACATGGCCCGAATGATGGGTTATACTGTAGGATTTACTACAACCGATGGCATTTACATTCAAAATCATTTAATGATGCAGGGAGATTGCAGTGGACCCGGCAGTGCTGAGTTTGTATTAAAAGATCCAACCGTCAATTTTGCAGTTTTTGAAACGGCCCGAGGTGGAATCCTCCGTGCAGGCTTGGGCTTTAAAAATTGCAATTATGCCATTGTCACGAATGTAGCACCCGACCACCTTGGATTAAAAGGCATCCACACCATGGAACAATTGGCAAAGGTTAAAGGCGTGGTGGTTGAATCTGTATTGCCTGATGGCTATGCCATTTTAAATGCAGACGATGACCTGGTTTACGCCATGCGTGAGCGGATTAATTGCAAGTTGGCTTTGTTTTCGATGGATGAAGACAATCCCCGGATAAAAAAGCACATGCGCGAACATGGTATTGGGGCCATTTATGAAAACGGATTTATAACCATCTGCAAAGGCGAGTGGAAAATGCGCATCGTTAAGGCGGTCAATGTGCCATTAACTTACGGCGGACGTGCCAGTTTTATGATTCAGAATGTTTTGCCTGCTGTTTTGACTGCATATTTTAATGGATTTGAATTGGATGACATCAAAGCAGCCCTCGAATCTTTCATTCCATCACCTGCACAAACGCCTGGTCGATTGAACATGTTTGATTTTAAACATTTCAGCATCTTGTTGGATTACGCACACAATCCAGCCGGATTGCAGGCTTTAAAGAAATTCATCGATAAAATCGATGCCTATCCAAAAGTGGGTATTATTGCAGGAATTGGAGACCGACGCCAGGAGGATAATGAAGGAATTGGTAAAGTTGCAGCAGAAATGTTTGATGAGATCATTGTAAGGCAAGACAAACACCTCAGGGGCAAAACCGACCAGGAAATCATTGAAATGCTAACTGCCGGAATCAAACAACATGACATTAGCAAACCCTTCAAAGTCATCCCTAAAGAATCAGAAGCCATCAAATATGCGATCGAAAATGTAAAAGAAGGTTCATTGATCGTTGTGTGCAGTGATGTAGTGCCTGATGCCCTCGAATTAGTGCAGCGTTATTTAGAAGAAGAAGCTAAGAGTTTATACAAATTTAAAAAAGAAGATATTCCAAATACATAA
- a CDS encoding AMP nucleosidase — MKTKREIVENWLPRYTGTNLNEFGKYVILVNFSLYVELFAKWNEVEVRGRDRSMINATANNISIINFGMGSPNAGTIIDLLTAIKPKAILFLGKCGGLKSGKNKLGDFILPIAAIRGEGTSNDYLPPEVPALPAFALQKAISTTIREYEQDYWTGTVYTTNKRVWEHRLDFKKYLLRLRALAIDMETATIFVASFKNRIPAGALLLVSDMPMVPEGVKTEASDKTVTDQFLHLHLKIGIDSLRKLIENALTVKHLRFEE, encoded by the coding sequence GTGAAAACAAAAAGAGAAATTGTTGAAAATTGGTTGCCTCGTTATACCGGTACCAATCTGAATGAATTTGGAAAGTATGTCATACTGGTAAATTTCAGTTTATACGTCGAGTTGTTTGCAAAGTGGAATGAAGTAGAAGTTCGTGGACGGGATCGTTCCATGATCAATGCAACAGCCAACAACATCAGCATCATAAATTTTGGTATGGGAAGTCCGAATGCAGGAACGATCATCGATTTGCTGACAGCAATTAAACCAAAAGCCATTTTATTCTTAGGAAAATGCGGTGGACTAAAATCCGGTAAAAATAAATTGGGTGATTTTATCTTGCCAATAGCAGCGATACGCGGCGAAGGAACTTCTAATGATTATTTACCTCCGGAAGTACCGGCTTTACCAGCTTTCGCCTTGCAAAAAGCCATTTCAACCACCATTCGGGAATACGAACAGGATTACTGGACCGGAACAGTTTATACAACCAATAAACGCGTGTGGGAACATCGATTGGATTTTAAAAAATATTTATTGCGTTTACGTGCATTGGCCATCGATATGGAAACCGCAACCATTTTTGTTGCTTCTTTTAAAAACCGAATCCCTGCAGGCGCTTTACTATTAGTATCCGATATGCCTATGGTTCCGGAAGGAGTTAAAACTGAAGCCAGCGATAAAACCGTCACCGATCAATTTTTACATTTACATTTAAAAATCGGCATCGACTCTTTGAGAAAATTAATTGAAAATGCGTTGACTGTAAAACATTTGCGGTTTGAAGAATAA
- a CDS encoding isopenicillin N synthase family oxygenase, giving the protein MERVIPLVDLDLFVKGDAIQRNAFVDQLGRAFHEIGFVGVVNHGVPKDLVDGFYAASKAFFSLPEAEKLRYEIPGLAGQRGYTSFGKEHAKHSEVGDLKEFFQIGQTVLDGDVIRSEYPENVLVESPAAFTDLGIKLYKAFEESGAKLLQAIALFLKLGENYFDSKIHNGNSILRAIHYPPIISEPKSAIRAEQHEDINLITLLVGASSGGLQVLTKKGQWMDAIPGENEIVVNVGDMLQRLTNNYLVSTTHRVVNPPRQEWHIPRLSIPFFLHPRSEMDLSCLESCVEPGTQAAYQPITAGAYLDERLREIGLKK; this is encoded by the coding sequence ATGGAACGGGTGATCCCATTAGTTGATTTAGATTTATTTGTTAAAGGCGATGCAATCCAACGAAATGCGTTTGTTGATCAATTGGGCAGAGCCTTTCATGAAATCGGGTTTGTTGGAGTTGTAAATCATGGCGTTCCAAAAGATTTAGTGGATGGATTTTATGCAGCTTCCAAAGCCTTTTTCTCTCTTCCGGAAGCAGAAAAATTGCGCTATGAAATTCCGGGATTGGCCGGCCAAAGAGGTTACACTTCTTTTGGAAAAGAACACGCCAAACATTCTGAGGTCGGTGATTTGAAGGAGTTTTTTCAAATTGGGCAAACGGTATTGGATGGGGATGTCATCCGCTCTGAATATCCTGAAAATGTATTGGTTGAATCGCCTGCTGCATTTACAGATTTGGGAATCAAATTGTATAAGGCTTTTGAAGAAAGCGGAGCGAAATTATTGCAGGCAATTGCCTTGTTTTTGAAATTGGGTGAAAATTATTTCGATTCCAAAATTCACAATGGAAACAGCATTCTGAGAGCGATCCATTATCCGCCAATTATCAGTGAACCCAAATCAGCCATCCGCGCAGAACAACACGAAGATATTAACCTGATAACCTTGTTGGTTGGGGCTTCTTCCGGTGGACTGCAAGTGCTGACCAAAAAGGGTCAATGGATGGATGCCATTCCGGGCGAAAATGAAATTGTGGTCAATGTTGGGGACATGCTTCAAAGATTAACAAATAATTATTTGGTGTCCACCACCCACCGGGTAGTGAATCCCCCAAGGCAAGAATGGCACATTCCAAGGCTATCTATACCCTTTTTCCTGCATCCAAGGAGTGAAATGGACCTGTCTTGTCTGGAATCCTGTGTTGAGCCAGGAACCCAAGCTGCCTATCAACCCATTACCGCAGGAGCATATTTAGACGAACGATTACGAGAAATCGGATTAAAAAAATAA
- a CDS encoding OmpH family outer membrane protein: MKVLSLSFLCSICLFLSNTYAQKVGHINSVQLIDSLNEAKVASITLKQYDASLTKTGEEMLAKYQEKVRNYQQNISAGSYTAVQKSQAESDLQIEQQALSTYRESAQSSLEKRRQELIQPILDKINKAIQDVGKEEGYAFVFDSAMGVLYFNKTDDIFPKVMKKLGY, translated from the coding sequence ATGAAGGTCCTATCACTTTCGTTCCTGTGTTCTATTTGTCTTTTTTTAAGCAACACCTATGCTCAAAAAGTTGGACACATCAATTCAGTTCAGTTAATTGATTCATTAAATGAAGCCAAGGTTGCTTCTATTACTTTGAAACAATACGACGCTTCCTTGACAAAAACAGGGGAAGAAATGCTGGCAAAATACCAGGAAAAAGTACGCAATTACCAACAAAATATCAGTGCAGGAAGTTATACTGCGGTACAAAAAAGTCAGGCTGAATCTGATCTGCAAATAGAACAACAAGCCTTAAGTACTTACCGAGAATCTGCACAAAGCTCTTTAGAAAAAAGAAGACAAGAACTTATTCAACCCATCTTGGATAAAATCAATAAAGCCATCCAGGATGTTGGAAAAGAAGAAGGCTACGCATTTGTTTTCGATTCTGCAATGGGCGTTCTTTATTTCAATAAGACAGATGATATTTTCCCCAAAGTCATGAAGAAATTGGGCTATTGA
- a CDS encoding Hsp20/alpha crystallin family protein has protein sequence MMYSNYYFPYPKTFRVKSNCAVDYKPAVDQSIRPKMNAYQKDEQLILEFSMPGVLKEDASIQLENKLLHLNAKRIHKSEDVKSLHKEFADVSYKRSIQLPEDIDTESLKARFENGVLYVQMNRIKKATHSISVN, from the coding sequence ATGATGTACTCAAATTACTACTTCCCCTACCCAAAAACATTTCGCGTCAAATCGAATTGCGCGGTTGATTATAAACCAGCTGTTGATCAAAGCATTCGCCCAAAAATGAATGCGTACCAAAAAGATGAACAGTTGATCCTAGAATTTTCCATGCCGGGTGTATTGAAAGAAGATGCGTCCATTCAATTGGAAAATAAGCTATTGCATTTGAATGCAAAACGCATTCATAAGTCCGAAGATGTTAAATCACTGCACAAAGAATTTGCAGATGTAAGTTACAAACGCAGCATTCAATTGCCTGAAGACATTGACACTGAAAGCTTGAAAGCTCGATTTGAAAATGGCGTATTGTATGTGCAGATGAATCGTATAAAAAAAGCAACTCACAGCATTTCTGTAAACTAA
- a CDS encoding Hsp20/alpha crystallin family protein, with protein MRNINSLVPFVQIVDDLIGKTFHDFNGGQLFRNNTPGLNVVDTGKEFKLELAAPGLSKQDFKIELDNNMLIISADKKQENTETKESYFRKEFSYHSFKRMFELPAEADAEKITAQYENGILNIQIPKTIEIGKNNKTIEIS; from the coding sequence ATGAGAAATATTAATTCACTAGTACCTTTTGTTCAAATCGTTGATGATTTGATTGGTAAAACCTTCCATGATTTTAATGGAGGACAACTATTTCGCAACAATACACCCGGCTTAAATGTGGTGGATACGGGCAAAGAATTTAAACTTGAATTGGCTGCTCCCGGATTGAGCAAGCAGGATTTCAAAATTGAATTGGATAATAATATGTTGATTATCTCAGCAGATAAAAAACAAGAAAACACGGAAACTAAAGAAAGTTATTTCCGAAAAGAGTTCAGTTACCATTCTTTCAAAAGAATGTTTGAATTACCAGCTGAAGCGGATGCAGAAAAAATTACCGCTCAATACGAAAATGGAATCTTGAACATTCAAATTCCAAAAACCATTGAGATTGGTAAAAACAACAAAACCATTGAGATTTCGTAA
- the ruvC gene encoding crossover junction endodeoxyribonuclease RuvC: MKNPRILGIDPGTNILGYGILEFRDQKSIVLEVNTLQLKKFDTHQAKLREIFLRVQELIEAFQPQSLSIESPFFGKNAQSMHKLGRAQGVAIAAAMVMGLEIYEFSPKKIKKAITGNGNATKEQVAQMLNRLLDFKIDEKYYDATDALAAALCLMNELNSPAKGIKATGKSWKSFIANNPSRVV, translated from the coding sequence TTGAAAAACCCTCGTATTTTAGGCATTGATCCCGGAACCAATATTTTAGGATATGGAATTTTGGAATTCCGCGACCAAAAATCCATTGTGCTGGAAGTTAATACCCTTCAATTAAAAAAGTTTGATACCCATCAGGCAAAACTCCGTGAAATTTTTCTCCGTGTACAAGAATTAATTGAAGCGTTTCAACCTCAAAGTCTTTCAATTGAAAGTCCGTTTTTTGGTAAAAATGCCCAGAGTATGCACAAATTAGGACGTGCTCAGGGCGTAGCAATCGCAGCTGCTATGGTAATGGGTTTGGAAATTTATGAGTTTTCACCCAAGAAAATCAAAAAGGCGATTACCGGAAACGGCAATGCAACGAAAGAGCAAGTAGCGCAAATGCTCAATCGCTTGCTTGATTTCAAAATTGATGAGAAATATTATGATGCTACAGATGCTTTGGCAGCAGCATTGTGTTTGATGAATGAATTAAATTCACCTGCTAAAGGGATAAAAGCTACAGGCAAATCCTGGAAATCGTTTATTGCAAATAATCCAAGTCGGGTGGTTTAA
- a CDS encoding cyanophycinase: MEFKGTLIPVGGNENKGIGLKESECLDFIKQGILSAIVRESGGTGARIVVITTASSIPVEVGENYSQAFETLGCQAVQIVDVRKRSEAQLKKNVKLIEEADCIMFSGGDQSRIVKCFADTIAHQIIRRKLEETKLVLAGTSAGAMSMSLQMIAGGSVVDAMQKGNVKMARGMSYLDQVIIDTHFIQRGRFGRLAEAVARFPNQLGIGLAEDTGLIIKKGNDCEVIGTGMVVLFDPRNLNHNRYIDLEPGTPMSLSNLTTHVLANGDRFRIRERSLKILPLEASFSVNS, translated from the coding sequence ATGGAATTTAAAGGAACGCTGATACCGGTGGGGGGGAATGAAAATAAAGGAATAGGCCTGAAAGAATCAGAATGTCTGGACTTTATTAAACAAGGAATATTATCTGCTATCGTACGCGAAAGCGGCGGAACCGGAGCACGAATCGTAGTGATAACTACCGCATCCAGCATTCCGGTTGAAGTGGGTGAAAATTACAGCCAGGCCTTTGAAACCCTGGGTTGTCAGGCTGTACAAATTGTAGATGTTCGCAAGCGCTCAGAAGCGCAGCTAAAAAAGAATGTAAAACTAATTGAAGAGGCCGATTGCATAATGTTTTCAGGTGGAGACCAATCCAGAATTGTAAAATGCTTTGCGGATACGATAGCCCATCAGATCATTCGAAGAAAACTGGAAGAAACGAAATTGGTACTTGCAGGAACCAGTGCCGGAGCCATGTCCATGTCCCTTCAAATGATAGCAGGGGGAAGTGTGGTGGATGCGATGCAAAAGGGCAATGTTAAAATGGCCCGGGGGATGTCCTATCTCGATCAAGTTATCATTGACACCCATTTTATCCAAAGAGGCCGATTTGGAAGGTTGGCAGAAGCGGTTGCCCGTTTTCCAAATCAACTGGGAATCGGATTAGCAGAAGATACAGGCCTCATCATTAAAAAAGGAAATGACTGCGAAGTCATTGGCACCGGGATGGTTGTTTTATTTGATCCCAGGAATCTTAACCACAATCGTTACATTGATTTGGAACCCGGAACACCCATGTCTCTTAGCAATTTGACTACCCATGTATTAGCCAATGGCGACCGGTTTCGGATCAGGGAAAGAAGTCTGAAAATTTTGCCATTGGAAGCATCTTTTTCGGTCAATTCTTAG
- the tatA gene encoding twin-arginine translocase TatA/TatE family subunit, whose protein sequence is MNLLFLGNLGSTEVLVILLIVLLLFGGKKIPELMRGLGSGIREFNNAKNNISNEIREGMRDADRKNLDSENK, encoded by the coding sequence ATGAACTTATTATTTTTAGGCAATCTGGGTTCTACAGAAGTACTGGTAATCCTGCTTATTGTCTTATTGCTTTTTGGAGGTAAAAAAATTCCTGAATTAATGCGAGGCCTTGGCTCCGGTATTCGGGAATTTAATAATGCCAAAAACAATATCTCCAATGAGATTCGGGAAGGTATGCGCGATGCTGATCGCAAGAACCTTGATTCAGAAAACAAATAA
- a CDS encoding vanadium-dependent haloperoxidase, producing MKFLSKLLVGLVASALIFSTSCNEVDTPEGGNNLMKSQENEVYHEWNSVFMEIERFASSYRPGPAPRALAYLGLSAYEACLGGMPDYQSLQYRLGIQDMPAVQTNLYWPEVINASYGYLMNKFFENVTFKNKDGVILDKQQFLRLIETKEVELRERFRKNTVETILNNSEAHGREVASAIWRFSTTDAVGYNAHLNPFPVENKPVNACDWVATEPQVSQRGMFALWGEARRFGLNQVDMDALKAPFNCDDGKNSINYQQAWEMYVIANEARSNPKGEMECIAEFWSDDRVGWTFSPAPRYIAIADQIVQKEKMNLETTCVLYAQIGMALNDAGVIAWYNKYKYNLERPISYIHRNIDPTFTVPWLGFTPAFPAYPSGHSTFGYAGAGILEYFVGPNYSFTDHCHEQRTDFCGTPRSFNTLRTLAYENAFSRLPLGVHWRIDMEGGEFCGLLAAKRIHELPWKK from the coding sequence ATGAAATTTTTGTCCAAGTTACTAGTTGGTTTAGTAGCTTCTGCCTTAATCTTTTCAACTTCTTGTAATGAGGTTGACACTCCGGAAGGTGGAAATAACTTAATGAAATCTCAGGAAAATGAAGTGTACCATGAATGGAATTCCGTGTTTATGGAAATTGAACGTTTTGCTTCATCTTACAGGCCTGGTCCAGCTCCCCGTGCTTTGGCATATCTCGGATTGAGTGCCTATGAAGCTTGTTTGGGTGGCATGCCCGATTATCAGTCATTACAATACCGTTTGGGTATTCAGGATATGCCGGCAGTACAAACCAATTTATACTGGCCCGAAGTAATCAATGCATCTTATGGCTATCTGATGAATAAGTTTTTTGAAAACGTAACTTTTAAAAACAAAGACGGTGTCATTTTAGATAAACAACAATTTCTTAGATTAATTGAAACTAAGGAAGTTGAACTCAGAGAGCGCTTCCGTAAAAATACAGTTGAAACCATATTAAATAATTCTGAGGCTCATGGACGCGAAGTAGCTTCTGCTATCTGGAGATTTTCTACAACAGATGCTGTTGGTTACAATGCCCATCTAAATCCCTTTCCAGTAGAAAACAAACCAGTAAACGCTTGTGACTGGGTTGCTACTGAACCTCAAGTGTCCCAAAGAGGTATGTTTGCCTTATGGGGGGAGGCCAGAAGGTTTGGATTAAATCAAGTTGATATGGATGCATTAAAAGCTCCCTTTAACTGCGATGATGGAAAAAATTCAATCAACTATCAACAAGCCTGGGAAATGTATGTAATTGCAAACGAAGCTCGCAGCAACCCTAAAGGTGAAATGGAATGTATCGCTGAATTCTGGAGCGACGACCGGGTAGGTTGGACCTTCAGTCCGGCTCCTCGTTATATTGCAATCGCAGATCAAATCGTTCAAAAAGAAAAAATGAATCTCGAAACTACTTGTGTTCTCTATGCACAAATAGGTATGGCATTAAATGATGCCGGTGTGATTGCCTGGTACAATAAATACAAATACAATCTTGAAAGACCTATCAGCTACATTCACCGAAACATAGATCCTACTTTCACTGTGCCATGGTTAGGGTTCACTCCAGCTTTTCCAGCTTATCCTTCCGGGCATTCTACCTTTGGATATGCTGGTGCTGGAATTCTTGAATATTTTGTCGGACCGAACTACAGCTTTACAGATCATTGTCATGAACAGCGTACCGATTTCTGTGGTACTCCCCGTTCATTCAATACCTTGCGTACACTTGCTTATGAAAATGCTTTCAGCCGGTTACCATTAGGCGTACATTGGAGAATCGACATGGAAGGTGGTGAATTTTGTGGTTTGTTAGCTGCAAAACGCATTCACGAATTGCCCTGGAAAAAATAA